One window of the Micropterus dolomieu isolate WLL.071019.BEF.003 ecotype Adirondacks linkage group LG08, ASM2129224v1, whole genome shotgun sequence genome contains the following:
- the LOC123975458 gene encoding galactose-specific lectin nattectin-like, whose amino-acid sequence MIGKVTGVDKPTWVGGYDTAKEGVWLWSDGSKFDFKGWSAGDSNSGGKENCMDINNGGRDYINDVSCDMRISFVCGMRL is encoded by the exons ATGATTGGTAAGGTGACTGGCGTTGATAAACCAACTTGGGTTGGAGGCTATGATACTGCAAAG GAGGGTGTGTGGCTGTGGAGCGATGGTTCCAAGTTTGACTTCAAAGGCTGGTCTGCAGGGGACAGCAACTCTGGCGGAAAAGAAAACTGTATGGATATTAACAATGGAG GAAGAGATTATATCAACGATGTCAGCTGTGATATGAGAATATCTTTTGTTTGTGGCATGCGCCTGTGA